The Paraburkholderia acidisoli genome contains a region encoding:
- the mltA gene encoding murein transglycosylase A, whose product MKINRNSARSASSANMSIGYSSSRSDMAASIESRHCRREIAPEPAAMPGITGAHTGARASARRIGGWLGAVALAALLAACGGPSYVRTTPPKGAPALPSQLAAQRLTPVAWQQVPGWQDDSLIGATAALRANCTRLAREPRWQRACAAASQIDDLDAAGARTFFETYFTPYQFANTDGTLDGLVTGYYEPLLRGSRTRHGIYQTALYHWPAGYRAGGPLPARAQLERSGVLSGNELVWVDDPIEAFFLQVQGSGRIVMEDGSVMRLGFGGTNNQPYKSIGRWLLDRGELTPAQATMQGIKAWARANPTRVDALLDTNPRFVFFREMPSTESAAQGGADGPIGALGVPLTPERSIAVDPSSIPLGTPVFLQTTRPLTNTPLNRLVFAQDTGSAIKGGVRADYFWGLGDDAGDLAGKMKQGGRMWLLFPNS is encoded by the coding sequence ATGAAAATCAACAGGAACAGCGCAAGGAGCGCCTCCAGCGCAAACATGAGCATCGGGTATTCGTCGAGCAGATCTGACATGGCGGCATCCATCGAGAGTCGTCATTGTAGGCGCGAAATCGCGCCGGAACCGGCGGCAATGCCGGGTATTACGGGGGCGCATACGGGCGCGCGCGCCAGCGCGCGGCGCATTGGCGGATGGCTGGGCGCCGTCGCGCTCGCGGCGCTGCTGGCCGCGTGCGGCGGCCCGAGTTACGTGCGCACCACGCCGCCCAAGGGCGCGCCCGCGTTGCCTTCGCAACTCGCGGCGCAACGCCTGACGCCGGTCGCGTGGCAACAGGTGCCGGGCTGGCAGGACGACTCGCTGATCGGCGCGACGGCCGCGTTGCGCGCGAACTGCACGCGGCTCGCGCGCGAACCGCGCTGGCAGCGCGCCTGCGCGGCGGCCTCGCAGATCGACGATCTGGACGCCGCGGGCGCGCGCACCTTCTTCGAGACGTATTTCACGCCCTATCAGTTCGCCAACACCGACGGCACGCTCGACGGTCTCGTGACCGGCTACTACGAGCCGCTGCTGCGCGGTTCGCGCACGCGTCACGGCATCTACCAGACGGCGCTGTACCACTGGCCGGCCGGCTATCGCGCGGGCGGCCCGCTGCCGGCGCGCGCGCAGCTCGAACGTTCGGGCGTGCTGAGCGGCAACGAACTCGTCTGGGTCGACGATCCGATCGAAGCGTTCTTCCTGCAGGTGCAAGGCTCGGGCCGCATCGTGATGGAAGACGGCAGCGTGATGCGTCTCGGCTTTGGCGGCACCAACAATCAGCCGTACAAGTCGATCGGGCGCTGGCTGCTCGATCGTGGCGAGCTCACGCCCGCGCAGGCGACCATGCAGGGCATCAAGGCGTGGGCGCGCGCGAATCCGACGCGCGTCGACGCGCTGCTCGACACCAATCCGCGCTTCGTGTTCTTCCGCGAAATGCCTTCCACGGAAAGCGCGGCGCAAGGCGGCGCCGACGGTCCGATCGGCGCGCTCGGCGTACCGCTCACGCCGGAGCGCTCGATCGCCGTCGACCCTTCCTCGATTCCGCTCGGCACGCCCGTGTTTCTCCAGACCACGCGCCCGCTCACCAACACGCCGCTCAACCGGCTCGTGTTCGCGCAGGACACGGGCTCGGCGATCAAGGGTGGCGTGCGCGCCGACTACTTCTGGGGACTCGGCGACGACGCTGGCGATCTCGCCGGCAAGATGAAGCAGGGCGGCCGGATGTGGCTGCTGTTCCCGAACTCGTGA
- the apaG gene encoding Co2+/Mg2+ efflux protein ApaG yields MSQYEFSVTSQVRYLPEESDPEHRKYAFAYTLTIRNTGQVAAQLIARHWIITDSEEHVQEVKGLGVVGHQPLLKPGEQFEYTSWAVIATPVGTMRGAYFCVAEDAERFEAPVAEFVLRMPRTLH; encoded by the coding sequence ATGAGCCAGTACGAATTCAGCGTGACGTCGCAGGTGCGCTACCTGCCCGAAGAATCGGACCCGGAGCACCGTAAATATGCGTTCGCCTACACGCTGACCATTCGCAACACCGGTCAGGTCGCCGCGCAGCTGATCGCGCGCCACTGGATCATCACCGACAGCGAAGAACACGTTCAGGAAGTGAAAGGTTTGGGCGTGGTCGGCCATCAGCCGCTGCTCAAGCCGGGCGAACAATTCGAATACACGAGCTGGGCCGTGATCGCCACGCCAGTGGGCACGATGCGCGGCGCGTATTTTTGCGTGGCCGAAGATGCCGAGCGCTTCGAGGCGCCGGTTGCCGAGTTCGTGCTGCGCATGCCGCGCACGCTGCACTGA
- the rpe gene encoding ribulose-phosphate 3-epimerase, which translates to MTQFRIAPSILSADFSRLGEEVRNVVEAGADWIHFDVMDNHYVPNLTIGPLVCEAIRPHVNVPIDVHLMVRPVDRIVPDFAKAGANVISFHPEGSDHIDRTLSLIRDHGCKAGLVFNPATSLSYLDHVMDKLDLVLIMSVNPGFGGQSFIPEALNKLREARARIDAYNERTGREIHLEVDGGVKIDNIAEIAAAGADTFVAGSAVFGKPDYKAVIDQMRAQLATVTHARNDAQNAR; encoded by the coding sequence ATGACGCAATTCCGCATCGCTCCCAGCATTCTCTCCGCCGACTTCTCGCGTCTTGGCGAGGAAGTCCGCAACGTCGTCGAAGCCGGCGCCGACTGGATTCACTTCGACGTGATGGACAACCATTACGTGCCGAACCTCACGATCGGCCCGCTCGTGTGCGAGGCGATCCGCCCGCACGTGAACGTGCCCATCGACGTGCATCTGATGGTGCGCCCGGTCGACCGCATCGTGCCCGACTTCGCGAAGGCCGGCGCCAACGTCATCAGCTTTCACCCGGAAGGCTCCGACCATATCGACCGCACGCTTTCGCTGATCCGCGATCACGGCTGCAAGGCCGGTCTCGTGTTCAATCCCGCCACCTCGCTGAGCTACCTCGACCACGTGATGGACAAGCTCGATCTCGTGCTCATCATGTCGGTGAATCCGGGCTTCGGCGGCCAGTCGTTCATCCCCGAGGCGCTCAACAAGCTGCGCGAAGCGCGCGCGCGCATCGACGCCTATAACGAACGCACGGGCCGCGAGATCCATCTCGAAGTGGACGGCGGCGTGAAGATCGACAACATCGCCGAAATCGCCGCGGCGGGCGCGGACACCTTCGTCGCCGGTTCGGCCGTGTTCGGCAAGCCCGACTACAAGGCGGTGATCGACCAGATGCGCGCGCAGCTCGCGACCGTGACGCACGCGCGCAACGACGCGCAGAACGCACGATGA
- a CDS encoding phosphoglycolate phosphatase produces the protein MSDAIQLKAPRIEAALIDLDGTMVDTAGDFAAGLNGMLAQFDAEETTREEVMGYVGKGSEHLIKSVLAPRFAAADAQARFDEALALYQDEYAKINGRHTHLYPDVEAGLAALRDAGVKLACVTNKPHRFAVELLAQYGFAKYFEVVLGGDSLAKKKPDPLPMLTACERLGVAPQAAVAIGDSENDALAGRAAGMATLTVPYGYNHGQPVQQIQSDGIVATLLEAAKVVAAHNTLT, from the coding sequence ATGAGCGACGCCATCCAGCTCAAGGCGCCGCGCATCGAAGCGGCGCTGATCGACCTCGACGGCACCATGGTCGATACCGCCGGCGACTTCGCCGCGGGCCTGAACGGCATGCTCGCGCAATTCGACGCCGAAGAAACCACGCGCGAAGAGGTGATGGGCTACGTGGGCAAGGGCTCGGAGCATCTCATCAAGAGCGTGCTCGCGCCGCGCTTTGCCGCGGCCGACGCCCAGGCGCGCTTCGACGAGGCGCTCGCGCTCTACCAGGACGAGTACGCGAAGATCAACGGCCGTCACACGCATCTGTACCCCGACGTGGAAGCGGGCCTCGCCGCGTTGCGCGACGCGGGCGTGAAGCTCGCCTGCGTGACCAACAAGCCGCACCGCTTCGCCGTCGAGCTGCTCGCGCAGTACGGCTTCGCGAAATATTTCGAAGTCGTGCTGGGCGGCGACAGCCTGGCGAAGAAAAAGCCCGATCCGCTGCCGATGCTCACGGCGTGCGAACGGCTGGGTGTTGCACCGCAGGCGGCGGTGGCGATCGGCGACTCGGAAAACGACGCGCTCGCGGGCCGCGCGGCCGGCATGGCCACGCTGACGGTGCCTTACGGCTACAACCACGGCCAACCTGTACAGCAAATTCAATCCGATGGTATAGTTGCCACGCTGCTCGAAGCCGCCAAGGTTGTCGCAGCGCACAACACTCTGACCTAA
- the trpE gene encoding anthranilate synthase component I: protein MTELEFQSLANEGYNRIPLIAEALADLETPLSLYLKLAQPERGGANSFLLESVVGGERFGRYSFIGLPARSLIRASNGVSEVVRDGQVIETDHGDPLEFIAKFQARFKVAQRPGLPRFCGGLAGYFGYDAVRYIEKKLAATCPTDDLGLPDIQLLLTEEVAVIDNLAGKLYLIVYADPQTPEAYTKAKHRLRELKQRLRTTVQPPVTSASVRTETFREFKKDDYLAAVRRAKEYIAAGELMQVQVGQRLTKPYRDNPLSLYRALRSLNPSPYMYYYNFGEFHVVGASPEILVRQEKRGEDRIVTIRPLAGTRPRGNTPERDAELATELLNDPKEIAEHVMLIDLARNDVGRIAEIGSVAVTDKMVIEKYSHVQHIVSSVEGKLKPGVNNFDVLRATFPAGTLSGAPKVRAMELIDELEPVKRGLYGGAVGYLSFNGEMDLAIAIRTGLIHNGNLYVQAAAGVVADSVPESEWQETENKARAVLRAAEQVQDGLDSDF, encoded by the coding sequence ATGACCGAACTCGAATTTCAGTCTCTCGCCAACGAGGGCTACAACCGCATCCCGCTGATCGCCGAAGCGCTCGCCGATCTCGAAACGCCGCTTTCGCTCTACCTCAAGCTCGCGCAGCCCGAGCGTGGCGGCGCGAACTCGTTCCTGCTGGAGTCCGTGGTGGGCGGTGAGCGGTTCGGCCGCTACTCGTTCATCGGCCTGCCCGCGCGTTCGCTGATCCGCGCGAGCAATGGCGTGTCGGAAGTCGTGCGCGACGGCCAGGTGATCGAAACCGACCACGGCGACCCGCTCGAATTCATCGCGAAATTCCAGGCGCGCTTCAAGGTCGCGCAGCGTCCCGGCCTGCCACGTTTCTGCGGCGGTCTCGCGGGCTACTTCGGTTACGACGCGGTGCGCTACATCGAGAAAAAGCTCGCCGCGACCTGCCCCACCGACGATCTCGGCCTGCCCGACATCCAGTTGCTGCTGACCGAGGAAGTCGCGGTCATCGACAATCTCGCGGGCAAGCTCTACCTGATCGTCTACGCCGATCCGCAAACGCCCGAGGCGTACACGAAGGCGAAGCACCGTCTGCGCGAACTCAAGCAGCGTCTGCGCACCACCGTGCAGCCGCCGGTGACGAGCGCGAGCGTGCGCACCGAGACCTTCCGCGAGTTCAAGAAGGACGATTACCTCGCGGCCGTACGCCGTGCGAAGGAATACATCGCCGCGGGCGAGCTGATGCAGGTACAGGTCGGCCAGCGCCTCACCAAGCCGTATCGCGACAATCCGCTCTCGCTGTATCGCGCGCTGCGTTCGCTGAATCCTTCGCCGTACATGTACTACTACAACTTCGGCGAATTCCACGTGGTGGGCGCTTCGCCGGAAATTCTGGTGCGCCAGGAAAAGCGCGGCGAGGATCGCATCGTCACGATCCGGCCGCTCGCGGGTACACGGCCGCGCGGCAACACGCCCGAGCGCGACGCCGAACTCGCCACGGAACTGCTCAACGACCCGAAGGAGATCGCCGAGCACGTCATGCTGATCGACCTCGCGCGCAACGACGTGGGCCGTATCGCCGAAATCGGCTCGGTGGCCGTGACCGACAAGATGGTGATCGAGAAGTACTCGCACGTGCAGCACATCGTGAGTTCGGTGGAAGGCAAGCTCAAGCCCGGCGTGAACAATTTCGACGTGCTGCGCGCGACCTTCCCGGCCGGCACGCTTTCGGGGGCGCCGAAGGTGCGCGCGATGGAACTCATCGACGAACTCGAACCGGTGAAGCGCGGCCTCTACGGCGGCGCGGTGGGCTACCTCTCGTTCAACGGCGAGATGGATCTGGCGATCGCGATCCGCACGGGCCTGATTCACAACGGCAATCTCTACGTGCAGGCCGCGGCCGGCGTGGTGGCCGATTCGGTGCCCGAGTCCGAATGGCAAGAGACGGAAAACAAGGCGCGCGCCGTGCTGCGCGCCGCCGAGCAGGTGCAGGACGGCCTCGACAGCGACTTCTGA
- a CDS encoding aminodeoxychorismate/anthranilate synthase component II: MLLMIDNYDSFTYNIVQYFGELGEDVRTYRNDEITLDEIKQLNPARICLSPGPSNPQHAGITLDVLREFAGKTPILGVCLGHQAIGEAFGGRVVRAKTIMHGKVSSIETDCKGVFADLPKHFNVTRYHSLAIERESLPDCLEVSAWTEDGEIMGVRHKTLDVEGVQFHPESILSEHGHALFENFLKQTQRA, translated from the coding sequence ATGTTGCTCATGATCGACAACTACGATTCGTTTACCTACAACATCGTCCAGTACTTCGGCGAACTCGGCGAAGACGTCCGCACGTATCGCAACGACGAAATCACGCTCGACGAGATCAAGCAGCTCAACCCCGCGCGCATCTGCCTTTCGCCGGGACCGAGCAACCCGCAACACGCGGGCATCACGCTCGACGTGCTGCGCGAATTCGCGGGCAAGACGCCCATTCTCGGCGTGTGCCTCGGCCATCAGGCCATCGGCGAGGCGTTCGGCGGCCGTGTCGTGCGCGCGAAAACCATCATGCACGGCAAGGTCAGTTCGATCGAAACCGACTGCAAAGGCGTATTCGCCGACTTGCCGAAGCACTTCAACGTCACGCGCTATCACTCGCTCGCGATCGAGCGCGAGTCGCTGCCCGACTGCCTCGAAGTCTCGGCGTGGACCGAAGACGGCGAAATCATGGGCGTGCGCCACAAGACGCTCGACGTGGAAGGCGTGCAGTTCCATCCGGAATCGATTCTCTCGGAGCACGGCCACGCGCTGTTCGAGAACTTCCTGAAGCAGACCCAACGCGCGTAA
- the trpD gene encoding anthranilate phosphoribosyltransferase — protein MMITPQEALQRTIEHREIFHDEMLHLMRMIMRGELSPVMSAAIITGLRVKKETIGEIAAAATVMREFANHVDVKDNSNFIDIVGTGGDGSHTFNISTASMFVVAAAGAKVAKHGNRGVSSKSGSADVLEALGVNIDLQPEQVAASIAETGMGFMFAPNHHPAMKNIAAVRRELGVRTIFNILGPLTNPAGAPNQLMGVFHPDLVGIQVRVMQRLGAKHVCVVYGKDGMDEVSLGAATLVGELKDGEIREYEIHPEDFGMQMVSNRSLKVENAEESKAMLLGALSNEAGTAREIVALNAGTALYSANVANSIAEGIALARDTLASGRARAKVDELVRFTQQFKRA, from the coding sequence ATCATGATTACCCCGCAAGAAGCGCTGCAACGCACGATCGAGCACCGCGAAATCTTCCACGACGAGATGCTGCATCTCATGCGCATGATCATGCGCGGCGAACTCTCGCCGGTGATGTCGGCGGCCATCATCACGGGCCTGCGCGTGAAGAAGGAAACCATCGGCGAGATCGCGGCGGCCGCGACCGTGATGCGCGAGTTCGCCAATCACGTCGACGTGAAGGACAACTCGAATTTCATCGACATCGTCGGCACCGGCGGCGACGGTTCGCATACGTTCAACATCTCCACCGCGTCGATGTTCGTGGTCGCGGCGGCGGGCGCGAAGGTCGCCAAGCACGGCAATCGCGGCGTGTCCAGCAAGTCGGGCAGCGCGGACGTACTCGAGGCGCTCGGTGTGAACATCGACCTGCAGCCGGAACAGGTGGCCGCGTCGATCGCCGAAACCGGCATGGGCTTCATGTTCGCGCCCAACCATCATCCGGCGATGAAGAACATCGCGGCCGTGCGCCGCGAACTGGGCGTGCGCACCATCTTCAATATTCTCGGCCCGCTCACGAATCCGGCCGGCGCGCCCAATCAGCTGATGGGCGTGTTCCACCCCGACCTCGTCGGCATTCAGGTGCGCGTGATGCAGCGTCTGGGCGCGAAGCACGTGTGCGTGGTGTACGGCAAGGACGGCATGGACGAGGTCTCGCTCGGCGCGGCCACGCTTGTCGGCGAACTCAAGGACGGCGAGATTCGCGAGTACGAGATTCACCCCGAAGACTTCGGCATGCAGATGGTCTCGAACCGCTCGCTCAAGGTCGAGAACGCCGAAGAGTCGAAAGCGATGCTGCTCGGCGCGCTCTCGAACGAAGCCGGCACGGCGCGCGAGATCGTCGCGCTCAACGCGGGTACGGCGCTCTACTCGGCCAACGTGGCGAACTCGATCGCGGAAGGCATTGCCCTTGCGCGCGATACGCTCGCCAGCGGCCGCGCACGCGCCAAGGTCGACGAACTGGTACGCTTCACGCAGCAATTCAAGCGCGCTTGA
- the trpC gene encoding indole-3-glycerol phosphate synthase TrpC, protein MSDILEKIIAVKREEVRVALQSAPLEELRLQAATRDLRDFVGAIRAKHANGQAAVIAEVKKASPSKGVLREHFEPAGIARSYAEGGAACLSVLTDVQFFQGSAAYLEAARAACSLPVIRKDFIVDPYQVVEARAMGADAILLIAAALEPGHMRDLEALAHSLGLAVLVEVHDREELKHALTLKTPLIGINNRNLRTFETTLQTTIGMLDEVPEDRIVVTESGILSRDDVEKMRALAVHTFLVGEAFMRAEQPGAELARMFF, encoded by the coding sequence ATGAGCGACATCCTCGAAAAAATCATTGCCGTGAAGCGCGAAGAAGTGCGCGTGGCGCTGCAAAGCGCGCCGCTCGAAGAACTGCGCCTGCAAGCGGCCACGCGCGATCTGCGCGACTTCGTCGGCGCGATTCGCGCGAAGCACGCCAACGGCCAGGCGGCCGTGATCGCCGAAGTCAAGAAGGCCAGCCCGTCGAAGGGCGTGCTGCGCGAGCACTTCGAACCGGCCGGGATCGCGCGTTCGTACGCCGAAGGCGGCGCGGCCTGCCTTTCCGTGCTCACCGACGTGCAGTTCTTCCAGGGCAGCGCCGCGTATCTGGAAGCCGCGCGCGCCGCGTGCAGCCTGCCCGTGATCCGCAAGGACTTCATCGTCGATCCGTATCAGGTGGTGGAAGCGCGCGCGATGGGCGCCGACGCGATCCTGCTGATTGCCGCCGCGCTCGAGCCGGGCCACATGCGCGACCTCGAAGCGCTCGCGCATTCGCTCGGCCTCGCGGTGCTCGTGGAAGTGCACGACCGCGAAGAGCTGAAGCACGCGCTCACGCTCAAGACGCCGCTCATCGGCATCAATAACCGCAATCTGCGCACCTTCGAAACGACGCTGCAAACCACCATCGGCATGCTCGACGAGGTGCCGGAAGACCGTATCGTCGTGACGGAATCGGGCATTCTCTCGCGCGACGACGTCGAGAAGATGCGCGCGCTGGCCGTGCACACGTTCCTCGTGGGCGAGGCGTTCATGCGCGCCGAACAGCCGGGCGCGGAACTCGCCCGCATGTTCTTCTGA
- a CDS encoding CYTH domain-containing protein, producing MAIEREIKLALPRDQVEAALRWLETRAGTPGRAVHLENIYFDTPALALARAKSALRLRRTPDGWLQTFKSVGAAKNGLHERHEWEMPVAGEALEIDALLRECDEAGVSTALAGAASNLIPLFRTDFTRTLWTLDVAGAQVEAAIDRGEVVADVDDKTRRTPICEIELELKDGDETALHTLAAELAQALPGLAPDDVSKAQRGYRLREG from the coding sequence ATGGCAATCGAACGCGAAATCAAGCTCGCGCTGCCGCGCGATCAGGTGGAGGCGGCGCTGCGCTGGCTGGAAACGCGCGCCGGCACGCCGGGCCGCGCCGTGCATCTGGAGAACATTTACTTCGACACGCCGGCGCTCGCGCTCGCGCGCGCCAAAAGCGCGTTGCGGCTGCGCCGCACGCCGGACGGCTGGCTGCAGACGTTCAAGAGCGTGGGCGCGGCGAAAAACGGCTTGCACGAGCGGCACGAGTGGGAAATGCCGGTGGCGGGCGAGGCGCTGGAGATCGACGCGCTGCTGCGAGAGTGCGACGAAGCCGGGGTATCGACGGCGCTTGCGGGCGCGGCCAGCAACCTGATTCCGCTGTTTCGCACCGATTTCACGCGCACGCTGTGGACGCTCGACGTGGCGGGCGCCCAGGTCGAGGCGGCGATCGATCGGGGCGAAGTCGTGGCCGACGTGGATGACAAAACGCGTCGCACGCCGATCTGCGAAATCGAACTCGAACTGAAGGACGGCGACGAAACCGCGCTGCACACGCTCGCGGCGGAACTCGCGCAGGCGCTGCCCGGACTCGCGCCCGACGACGTGAGCAAGGCGCAACGCGGCTATCGGTTGCGCGAGGGTTGA
- a CDS encoding uracil-DNA glycosylase translates to MTKSPRARMPVQASLFEDELAADTAQATLDAPDAPEVDPRQITIFSLFDAGDYPVPASPAHAPAFVQDIASESAHAMPKTSPAASSAASSAASSAEKAAPAERLEAQFDALPAAWRDLLAPFIASDAYAPLCRFVDEARAAGKTVYPADVFRALRLTSPDDVKVVILGQDPYHGEDRGMPQAHGLAFSVPPAVRPPPSLRNIFKEIAASLGIAAPAHGCLDAWARQGVLLLNTVLTVERANAASHAKRGWERCTDTLIRELAARHEHLVFMLWGAHAQNKRALLSGAHCVLEAPHPSPLSAHRGFLGCGHFAQANDYLKAHDRAPIDWRLPEEGVVLA, encoded by the coding sequence ATCACGAAATCCCCGCGCGCCCGCATGCCGGTGCAGGCGTCGCTGTTCGAGGACGAGCTTGCCGCCGACACCGCGCAGGCCACGCTCGACGCGCCGGATGCGCCGGAAGTCGATCCGCGCCAGATCACGATTTTTTCGCTGTTCGACGCGGGCGATTATCCCGTGCCCGCCTCGCCTGCCCACGCGCCTGCGTTCGTGCAGGACATCGCCAGCGAATCCGCTCACGCTATGCCGAAAACCTCGCCCGCCGCTTCGTCTGCTGCTTCGTCGGCCGCTTCATCGGCCGAAAAAGCCGCGCCCGCCGAACGCCTCGAAGCCCAGTTCGACGCGCTGCCCGCCGCCTGGCGCGACCTGCTCGCGCCGTTCATCGCGAGCGACGCCTACGCGCCGCTGTGCCGTTTCGTCGACGAAGCACGCGCGGCTGGCAAAACGGTGTATCCCGCCGATGTGTTCCGCGCGCTGCGCCTCACCTCGCCCGACGACGTCAAGGTGGTGATTCTCGGCCAGGACCCGTATCACGGCGAAGATCGCGGCATGCCGCAAGCGCACGGTCTCGCGTTTTCGGTGCCGCCCGCGGTGCGTCCGCCGCCCTCGCTGCGCAACATCTTCAAGGAGATCGCGGCAAGTCTCGGCATTGCGGCGCCCGCGCACGGCTGCCTCGACGCGTGGGCGCGTCAGGGCGTGCTGCTGCTCAACACGGTGCTGACGGTCGAGCGCGCCAACGCCGCGAGCCACGCGAAACGCGGTTGGGAACGCTGCACCGACACGCTGATCCGCGAACTCGCCGCGCGCCACGAGCATCTCGTGTTCATGCTGTGGGGCGCGCATGCGCAGAACAAGCGCGCGCTCCTCTCGGGCGCGCATTGCGTGCTGGAGGCGCCGCATCCGTCGCCGCTCTCCGCGCATCGCGGCTTTCTCGGCTGCGGACATTTCGCGCAGGCGAACGACTATCTGAAGGCGCACGACCGCGCGCCGATCGACTGGCGCCTGCCCGAAGAAGGCGTCGTGCTCGCCTGA
- a CDS encoding FMN-dependent NADH-azoreductase, with protein sequence MTTILQINSAARSQGAQSTLLVNELTERLQQSNPGAQVVTRNLQADPLPHLDDAVLGAFFTPAEQRTPEQQAIAARSEALIAELQAADIVVIGAPLYNFGISSQLKTYFDWIARAGITFRYGANGPEGLVTGKKVFVVSARGGKYQGTPHDSQTPYLKSFLGFLGMTDVNFIYAEGLNMGPDAASAALASAREAIAVA encoded by the coding sequence ATGACCACGATCCTGCAAATCAATTCCGCCGCCCGTTCGCAAGGCGCCCAGTCGACGCTGCTCGTCAACGAATTGACGGAGCGTCTGCAACAATCGAATCCGGGCGCGCAAGTCGTCACGCGCAACCTGCAAGCCGACCCGCTGCCGCACCTCGACGACGCCGTGCTGGGCGCGTTCTTCACGCCGGCCGAGCAGCGCACGCCGGAGCAGCAAGCCATCGCCGCGCGCAGCGAAGCGCTGATCGCCGAACTGCAAGCCGCCGACATCGTCGTGATCGGCGCACCGCTCTACAACTTCGGCATCTCGTCGCAGCTCAAGACGTACTTCGACTGGATCGCGCGCGCCGGCATCACCTTCCGCTACGGCGCGAACGGCCCCGAAGGCCTCGTGACGGGCAAGAAGGTGTTCGTGGTCTCGGCACGCGGCGGCAAGTATCAAGGCACGCCGCACGACAGCCAGACGCCGTACCTCAAGTCGTTCCTCGGCTTCCTCGGCATGACGGACGTGAACTTCATCTACGCCGAAGGCCTCAACATGGGCCCGGACGCAGCCAGCGCCGCACTCGCGAGCGCCCGCGAAGCGATCGCCGTGGCGTAA